The Anolis carolinensis isolate JA03-04 chromosome 2, rAnoCar3.1.pri, whole genome shotgun sequence genome has a window encoding:
- the LOC103278106 gene encoding zinc finger protein 501 — protein sequence MENPLHPYSSAQKVEEVYKLIACGKCLRWRSVLDVHQITYTGGKLYICIECEETLSPSETLQSHQQPHTEEKRYNCIECGKSSLSGQLHSHQIGEKPYKCIECRMSFSQRGNLLDVHQITHTGRKPYTCIEWGESFGRSDHLCSHQRAYTGEKPYKCMECEMSFSQSGSLLDVHQITHTGGKPYTYIECGESFSPSETLQSHQQPHTGEKPYNCKECGKHFSLSGQLRSHQRTHTGEKPYKCIECGESFRRSDHLRSHQRIHTGEKPYKCMECGMSFSRSGNLQSHQMTHTGEKPYKCMKCGKSFSQNSKLRSHQRIHTGEKPYQCMECGKSFSFNGNLLSHQRTHTGEKPFKCIECGESFSQSGKLRSHQRTHTGERPFKCMECGETFHRSDCLRSHERTHTGERPFECLECGKSFRYSGQVRRHQRTHTGEKPYPCKECGKNFSQSGDLLCHLRTHTGEKPYKCTECGKSFSQSGSLRSHQRIHAVEKSYLWLEYGKSLSFNGSLQSHQRTYTGEKQ from the coding sequence ATGGAAAATCCTCTACATCCCTATTCCAGTGCCCAGAAAGTGGAGGAGGTTTATAAGCTTATAGCATGTGGCAAATGCTTAAGATGGAGAAGTGTTCTTGATGTACATCAGATAACATACACAGGTGGAAAGCTGTACATATGCATAGAATGTGAAGAGACTCTCAGTCCAAGTGAGACATTGCAATCTCATCAACAGCCCCACACCGAGGAGAAGCGATATAactgcatagaatgtggaaagagctctCTGAGTGGACAACTGCATTCCCATCAAATAGGAGAGAAGCCTTATAAATGTATAGAGTGTAGAATGAGCTTCAGTCAGAGAGGCAATCTGCTTGATGTACATCAGATAACACACACAGGTAGAAAGCCGTATACATGTATAGAATGGGGAGAGAGCTTTGGACGAAGTGACCATCTGTGTTCTCATCAAAGGGCctacacaggggagaagccgtataaATGTATGGAGTGTGAAatgagcttcagtcagagtggcagtctgcTTGATGTACATCAGATAACACACACAGGTGGAAAGCCGTATACATACATAGAATGTGGAGAGAGCTTCAGTCCGAGTGAGACATTGCAATCTCATCAACAgccccatacaggggagaagccatataactGTAAAGAATGTGGAAAGCACTTCTCTCTGAGTGGACaactgcgttcccatcaaagaacacacacaggagagaagccttataaatgcatagaatgtggagagagCTTTAGACGAAGTGaccatctgcgttcccatcagaggatccacacaggggaaaagccATATAAATGTATGGAGTGTGGAatgagcttcagtcggagtggcaaTCTGCAATCCCATCAaatgactcacactggggagaagccatataaatgcatgaaatgtggaaagagcttcagccagAATAGCAaactgcgttcccatcaaagaatccacacaggggagaaaccatatcaatgcatggaatgtggaaagagtttctctTTCAATGGAAATCTGCTATCCCATCAAAGGAcacacaccggggagaagccatttaagtGCATTGAATGTGGagagagcttcagtcagagtggcaaattgcgttcccatcaaaggacacaCACAGGGGAGAGGCCATTTaagtgcatggaatgtggagagacCTTTCATCGGAGTGACTGTCTGCGTTCCCATGaaaggacccatacaggggagagGCCGTttgaatgcctggaatgtggaaagagcttcagataCAGTGGACAGGTGCGtcgccatcaaaggacccacacaggagagaagccatatccaTGTAaagaatgtggaaagaacttctcTCAGAGTGGAGATCTGCTTTGCCATCTaagaacccacacaggagagaagccatataaatgtacagaatgtggaaagagcttctctcaGAGTGGaagtctgcgttcccatcaaaggatccacgcTGTGGAGAAGTCATATTTATGGCTGGAATATGGAAAGAGCTTGTCTTTCAATGGAAGTCTGCAGTCCCATCAAAGAACCTACACAGGGGAGAAGCAATGA